Proteins from one Ananas comosus cultivar F153 linkage group 5, ASM154086v1, whole genome shotgun sequence genomic window:
- the LOC109710936 gene encoding mediator of RNA polymerase II transcription subunit 22a-like isoform X1, whose product MSKAGGAGSGPTAAAAAAAAQKQKTLLQRVDADVANIVDNFSLLINVARVNDPPFRNSQEAFQMEMRAARMVQAADSLLKLVSELKQTAIFSGFASLNENVDRRIEVFNQQAENTEKLLERIAEQAAASLKELETHYYSSVARTHQLDA is encoded by the exons ATGAGCAAAGCGGGCGGCGCCGGAAGCGGGCcgacggcagcggcggcggcggcggcggcgcagaaGCAGAAAACGCTGCTGCAGCGCGTCGACGCCGACGTCGCCAACATCGTCGACAACTTCTCCCTCCTCATCAACGtcgctagg gttAATGATCCGCCGTTCCGGAACTCGCAAGAAGCGTTTCAGATGGAGATGCGCGCGGCGAGAATG GTTCAAGCTGCAGATTCGCTGTTGAAGTTGGTGTCGGAGTTGAAACAGACGGCTATATTTTCGGGGTTTGCTTCTCTGAATGAGAACGTGGATAGGCGGATCGAGGTGTTCAACCAGCAGGCAGAAAACACGGAGAAGCTGCTGGAGAGGATTGCGGAGCAGGCTGCTGCGAGCCTCAAGGAGCTGGAGACTCATTATTACTCTTCAGTTGCGAGGACTCATCAGCTCGATGCATAA
- the LOC109710936 gene encoding mediator of RNA polymerase II transcription subunit 22a-like isoform X2 codes for MSKAGGAGSGPTAAAAAAAAQKQKTLLQRVDADVANIVDNFSLLINVARVQAADSLLKLVSELKQTAIFSGFASLNENVDRRIEVFNQQAENTEKLLERIAEQAAASLKELETHYYSSVARTHQLDA; via the exons ATGAGCAAAGCGGGCGGCGCCGGAAGCGGGCcgacggcagcggcggcggcggcggcggcgcagaaGCAGAAAACGCTGCTGCAGCGCGTCGACGCCGACGTCGCCAACATCGTCGACAACTTCTCCCTCCTCATCAACGtcgctagg GTTCAAGCTGCAGATTCGCTGTTGAAGTTGGTGTCGGAGTTGAAACAGACGGCTATATTTTCGGGGTTTGCTTCTCTGAATGAGAACGTGGATAGGCGGATCGAGGTGTTCAACCAGCAGGCAGAAAACACGGAGAAGCTGCTGGAGAGGATTGCGGAGCAGGCTGCTGCGAGCCTCAAGGAGCTGGAGACTCATTATTACTCTTCAGTTGCGAGGACTCATCAGCTCGATGCATAA